The following proteins are encoded in a genomic region of Thermogemmata fonticola:
- a CDS encoding RHS repeat-associated core domain-containing protein, whose product MVALFENSGKVVEHYLYDPFGQAAVLDAEWNVQSGGSAYDWRYLHQGGRYDVTSGLYHFRHRDYSPTLGRWTSLDPLSYAAGDVNLYRTVGNDPLNSLNPSDLHDVKTVSMTPPLPPPHHVPPVPSPSSYNRPSPTPYQRVLILRCAVCDGTADGQ is encoded by the coding sequence ATCGTAGCGCTCTTTGAGAATTCGGGCAAGGTCGTCGAGCATTATCTCTACGACCCCTTCGGTCAGGCGGCGGTGCTGGATGCGGAGTGGAACGTTCAGTCCGGTGGCAGTGCCTACGATTGGCGCTATCTGCATCAGGGTGGACGGTACGATGTCACCAGTGGTCTGTATCACTTCCGCCACCGCGACTACTCGCCCACCCTCGGCCGCTGGACGAGCCTCGATCCCCTCTCCTACGCCGCGGGAGATGTGAACCTATACCGCACCGTCGGCAACGACCCCCTCAACTCCCTCAATCCGAGCGACCTGCACGATGTCAAAACAGTGTCCATGACACCACCTTTGCCCCCGCCTCATCATGTTCCCCCAGTGCCCAGTCCCAGCAGCTACAACAGACCAAGCCCAACCCCTTACCAACGTGTCCTGATCCTGCGCTGCGCCGTCTGCGACGGCACAGCCGATGGCCAATGA